The DNA region GAACTCATTATTCTCAGGGTTATCAAAATCGCATACCATAACACTAGTAGTGAATTCTCTATTTTCAAAAGAACCGCCAATTGCATCAACCACATTTTGTCCACCTAGTTTTTCTTGTTTTCTGGGATTGTCCATACCTACTTTTCCATTACCAATAAATCCATATCCAACTTTAGTAATTGTTTGTCCCAACTCTTTATCTCCGTAATATCGAATTGCCGGTTTTATGTCCAAAACGGGGTTTTCAAGTTCTATCAAGGCCATATCACACCCTATCCATTGGGTTTCTTGAGCATCTGGTTTTAATTCTGGGTGCCTAAATATTCTTTTTGTTTCATAAAAATGGTCACCAAATTTCCATACAGAAGAGTCCTGCACGAAGTGTGCTGCGGTTAACACCCATTTTGGGGCTATTAATACACCTACTGCGTAGTCATTACTTTCTTCAGATTCAGAATATCGACCAACACAATCAAACTCATCACGATTACCAACTTCTCTATATTTTTCAATAGCGACATCATGTCTGATAATTCCCATAAAATTTGAAGTACTAAAACTAAGTAGTATTAAACTAACTGTAACTATTAATAGAATGTTTACTTTTTTCATTTTTATATTTTTGTTTTGTTATAAATCGTTTTCTAATGTTTCAAGTTTTTCTATAGCCCAAGTATTTTTTGGTTCCAACTTCAAGCTTTTTTTATAATTTTCTATGGCAAGTTCTTTATTCCCTTTATCCAAATAAGTATCCGCAAGAATACTGAAACCGAAGAAAGATTCCGGAAATCTAGCTACTACTATTTTTAATAAATCAATAGCTTTATTATGATCTTTAGCATCTCTGTATTTAGATGCAGCGTCCATAATATATCGCTCCGAAAGTTTGTCCTGTAAACTTTCAGATTTAGTTAATGCGGCATCATATCCTTGCGTTTTGTAAATGGATACTAATTCTTCAGAGTTCAAATACATATCCGTTTCTGAGGTGGCACCGGCTAAGGTTTTTCTTATAAAACTCCTAACCTCAACCCAACCGTTTAATGCACTTCTATTAGATAAGGTTACCACAGTATAACCTTTATCTTTATAGACATCTAATTCTGCAGACACGCCATGTGCACCTCCGTTATGGCCATAGACTTCAGTATCATTAAAATTATTAAGACCAAATCCATAACCATAATTATTACCATAATCACTTGAGGTCATTAAAGCAAAGCTCTCTTCTGAAATAAGTGTATTGTTTTTTAGAGCTATTGAAAAATTAAACAAATCATTAGCGGTTGTATATCCACCACCAGCAGAACTTCCCTTCGCTCCTTTCATATAAGTACTCGTTTTCCAGACATTGTTTTCGCCTTTTTTAATATATCCTTCTGCGAGGTTATCTATAGATGAATCAGTCTCATAGTTATCTGTGTCATTCATATTAGTTGGAACGAAAATATGCTCTCTAACATAATTATAATAGTCTTTGTCAGATAGTTCTTCTATTATCAAACCAAGCACAACATAACCAGCATTACTATAACTAAATTGACTCCCCGGAGTAAACAATATGGAATCATCCTTAAAAAAATCAAAATAATCCTTTAATGACCTTACCGTGTGCTTCGCTTTAAACTCAAACTCGTCATTAAAAAAATCTGATAAGCCGGAGGTATGAGTTAATAGTTGATGAATCGTGACACTATCTCTCACCGTTTTATTAGGATAATTTGGAAGTATTTTACCCACGGTATCATCCAAATTTAATTTGTCTTGTTCTTTTAATTGCATTATAGCAACTGCAGTAAACATCTTACTCATAGAGGCGATACCAAATTTGGTTTCCATTTTATTCGGAACTTTATGAGCCAAGTTTGCATATCCATATGCTTTTTGAAATAGTATTTTGTTATCCTTTGCAATGAGAACCGTGCCACTATAACCATCGTTATTCGATATTTCTAAAAGCTTTTTTTCAATTTCCGTAACTTCATTGTTTACCAAGTTATTTTGATTTAGCTTACAACTAGTTACTATTAGTATTAAAATTATAAGAAGTGTATTTTTCATGATTAATGATTTTTAAAGTTAATTTGATGTTTTCCAATTTATTTGTGCACTTTTAATAAATTTGAGATTATAACTGAATATTATTTTTCAATTTGTTAATGTGATACTTCAAAGTTTGAAAAGGTTACAAATAATTAAATTTTTATTTTTTTGGAAATTCTGTAACCTTTTATGAAGTGGGCGTATCCTATTTGTAATAATTTAAACTTAAAATAAAAAATATGAACACACTAGGACCAGGAATAGTAATCACAGCATTACTTGCCGCAGCGGCTTTTACCATTTATTATCTTATTAAAACTAAGCACATAGAACGCATGGCGAAAATAGAAAGTGGTATGATAGATAAGGATTTTAAAGATTCAGGTAATATCCTTTTGAATTTAGCAATTCTCTTTTTTTCTTTAACAGCAGGAATTTTTGTATCCTATCTATTTTCTGCCAACACCAATATCCCTGATTATGTAACTATTCCAGGATTTCTATTATTTTTTGGTGGCATTGGGTTTCTTATTTCTTACCATGTAAATAAAAAGAAGAGCAATTGATTTCTGAATCGGACAAAGTCCACATAGATAAAATACTTTCAGGAGATAAAGATGCCTTTCGATATTTTATTAAGACCTATCAAGGAATGGCATTCTCCATAGCAATATCTATGGTTAAAAATGAATTCAATGCCAATGATGTGGTTCAAAATTCATTTATAAGAGCTTATAAAGGACTAGGTACTTATAGGTCAGATGCTAAATTTTCTACTTGGCTTTATAAAATAGTTGTGAATGAGGCTTTAAAATTTTTGAAAAAGAATAAAAGGTCTCAACAATTTATTACCTTTATGGATGACCCCATTGATTATTCAAGTAGATTCAATGAAGCCGTAAGTGATTTCGAACTTAATGATAAGAAAATGGAAATTCAGAAAACGATGAATTTAATGAAGCCCAAAGAAGCTCTGCTATTGAAATTACACTATTTACATGAAGAATCAATTATAGAAATAGAAAAAATTACTGGTTTTACAAAATCAAACATAAAAGTATTGCTTCATAGAGCAAGAAAAAGCTTTCTTGCCTTATCAATTGAACATAATAATTTTACAAAATGAATACAACAGAAAAGAACATTAAGAAGCTATTATTGAATACTGACGAATTGAAAGGCATTGATGTTAATCTAGAAGACAACATCATGAATAAAATAAATAGTCAAAAAGATTATAAAGCAATTTTAGTCAAGACCAAACGCAAAGCCAAAATAGGAATTTTTACAAGCTTGATACTTTTCGTCGTTTATGGAATTGTAACTTATATTGAGCTATTAGCGTCTAATAGCTATGGAGAAGCTAATTTAACAAACTTCTACCCTACTTTCTTTGCGTCCCTGGTTGTAATAGTGGTCTATATTGAAATTACATTTGGTGTTGTTGTATTCAGAAAGAGTTTATCCAACTAAAAACATCAATTATTCACTATTTTTACCTTTAAGAAATTTAAGGCATTTTTTTACTCCTTCTTTACTTGCTTACCGTCAATTACCGCTTGTATATTTTCTTTTGCTAAGACAAAATCTTCTTGAATTTCAACCGCTTTTTGAAAACTAGCTTTGGCCAGATCCATTTTATCTTGTTCAAATTCAATCAATCCTTTTAAGTTAGAAATGGCGGCCAATAATGCTACTTGCTGTTGGTAATTTTTGTTTACAGCATAGCTTACTTTTATCTCGCCGGTATCTTTTAATTCCTGTGCTTTTTGTATCGCTTTATAAGCCTCATCATATTTTTTCATAGCAAAATATAAGTTTGCCAATTTGTATGCATGGTAGTTATTATTAGACTTTACCGTTAATTTTGCATAAGATTGAGCAGCTTTATCAAAAGCTCCCATATTCTCTAAAGAAATGGCTTGCATTTCCAAAATTTCTTGTTTGTTACCATCTTTACTCAGTACATCAGCACAGACCATAAAACAGGAAGCAAACTTTCTATCATTAAAATATAAATAGGCTAAACTGTCTTTATATGTACTGTTATCACCCTCTTTGGCAATAATATCGTACATGCTTTTTTTGGCAACGTCAACATCAGCATAACGCAATGCTTGCTTTAACACCACTTTATCTAATGTGGTATCGGTAGTGTTCTGTGCATAAAAAGTAGCAACGGCTAAAAATGCACTTAGGGTAATGTAAAAATTTCTCATAGTTTACTTTTTTGAATGTTTGCAAATTTATTGAAATAAATCTTAATAAAATGCTAAAGTTTTGATAGTGGTTAGTCTATCGTCTTTAGTGGTTAGTTGGTAAATAAATAACAATTAACTAATAACTAAAAAAAGCTTCTCTTATCGAGAAGCTTTTTTCTGGGTGGAAGATGGGGCTCCCCGATAGTTATTCTCTGCGTCATTTCATTTACTTAAAAATATACATCGGGACAGGCTTCTCGCCCCTTACATTTTCCATTTTTCAAACTTCTGAAAAAAAAAAGAGCTGATTCTTTCAAATCAACTCTTGGGTGGAAGATGGGGCTCGAACCCACGACCCTCGGTACCACAAACCGATGCTCTAACCAACTGAGCTACAACCACCATTTACAATTTTGGTGCTCTAACCTCCCGATAGCTATCGGGATGAGCTACAATCACCATTTTAATTATATCGCCAACCTTGCAGGCTTAGCGGATGCAAATATAATCTATTTGCAGTAGTGTTCAAATAAAAATTAAAAAATTTGTAACTTTTTGGACAATTTAATCTACTAATTATATATCATAATAAAATTCATCAAAATGAAGCAAAAAATTTTATCATTTACAATATTCTGTTTGTTAATTAGCTGTGCAAAACCTACCAACAGTGATGAGTTTATAGAAAATGCAACCGGACGTTATTTATATGCTTCCGATCAAGTAGTAGAAGTATATTTTAGAGACAAAGTATTACTGATGACATGGAAAGGTATAAAAGATATTGAACCCATGAAATTAGATAATGATGTGTTTTTTGTAAAAGAAATGAACGAAAAAATAACATTTAAAACAGATCCTGATAATCAAGAACACTATTTGGTGTTGATACCAAAAGATGGTGAATCAGAAATACAATATAAATTTAAAAAATTAGAAAAAGACGAATTGACGCCTGGTGAATATCTAGATAAAAATGAATATGAAAAGGCCCTAAAAGGCTATTTGGCTATAAAAGAAAAAGATTCATTGGATCCTTCTATAAATGAACGAGAAATGAACAGATTGGGTTATTATCATCTACGTAATAATAATACTGAACAAGCTATAAATGTTTTAAAGATTAATGCAGCTTTACATCCTTATAGCGACAACGTGTATGACAGTTTAGGTGAGGCCTATTTTAAAAGTGGAGATACTATACAGGCTATTGTTAATTATAAAAAATCATTGGCTATTGATTCTGGAAATAGACGTGCTAGAAATGTTGTTGAGAGATTTGAAAAAAAAATCGATACTATAAATTAAATCAAATCATCTAATTTATGAACTGCCACATAACGTTCTGCTGTAAATCCTTCGCCATAATCCGTACCAATAAGCCTACCCAAATCTTTAGCTCTGTACTCTACACTTTCTAAAAAATTTTTAGTGGCAATTGGCGAAATGGGCTCATCACTGTCCGGATTATAAAATTGTGACTTGTATGCTTTTATGGCTTTTATTTTTTTATCAATAAATCCAGTAACGTCAACAACAAAATCCGGTTCATGATTCTTCCATTGTATATAATGATAAACATGTTTTGGACGCCATGCTTCTTGTGCCTTACCATCCAATTCTGTTTCTATCTTTCGCAATCCCGATAAAAAACAGGCATCACTTACCAATTTGCTTCCTTTTCCATGATCTATATGCCTATCATCTATGGCATTGCACAACACAATGTTGGGTTGGTATTTTCTGATGATTTTTATGACTTCTAATTGATATTTTTTATCATTTACAAAAAAAGCATCGGCAAAAGCAAGATTTTCACGGACTTTAACATTTAATATTTTAGCAGATTCAGACGCTTCTTTATCACGTATCTCGGCAGAACCTCTCGTTCCCAGTTCACCTCTAGTCAAGTCAAGAATCCCAACTTTTTTTCCCAACGAAATTTCTTTCACCAAGGTTGCTCCACAGCCTAATTCTACATCATCAGGGTGTGCCCCAATAGCAAGTATATCTAATTTCATAAACACCTATTTGAAGTCAAATATACTAAAGTATTTTTAACAAAATTTTAAATGGTTACATTAGCAGCTGCATCAATTTTAACATATTTTTGACATTTGATTGTTACGAATTGACTTAACTACTTATAAATCATGAGGAAACTTTTACTTTCAGCTATTGGTATTGCCATTATTGTGCTTGCTTTAGTTGTATCTTATTATATTGTTGAAAACAGTACAAAACCAAAACCTAAAGTAGAAAAAGTTGTCAAAACAGTTTTTAGTGAAGTTATAAAAAACACTACAGTACCAATTATTATTCCAGCTAATGGAACCTTGGTCGCAAAAAATAGATTAGAACTGTTTTCTGAAGTTCAAGGCGTTTTTCAAAGAAGTTCCAAAGATTTTAAAGCAGGTCAGACTTATAAAAAAGGGCAAACCCTAATAAGTATCAACTCAAGTGAATATTATGCTTCTGTACAATCTGCAAAAAGTAATCTTTACAATACTATTACCGCCATTATGCCCGATTTAAGATTGGATTACCCCTCTGTTTTTCCTGCATGGAATACCTATTTGAAAAATTTTGATATGACAAAAAGTGTAGCTCCCTTGCCCGAGACGACCGAAGAAAAAGTAAATTATTTTATTACAGGAAGAGGTATTATCACTGCCTTTTATAATGTTAAAAATTTAGAGCAACGCTTGTCCAAATACAGTATTCGTGCACCTTTTAACGGTGTCTTAACCGAGGCCTTAGTAACCAAAGGTACTTTGATTAGACCGAGTCAAAAACTTGGAGAATTTATAGATACCTCTGTTTACGAATTAGAATTATCTATTGGAAAAGCATTTAGCGATTTATTACAGATTGGTGAAAATGTCCAACTAAAAACACCCGAAGGCAATGCTACTTATACAGGCAAAGTAACACGTATCAACGGTAGGATAGATCAAGCAACACAAACAATAAAAGTATTTGTGGAAGTCCTTGGAAAGTCGCTAAAAGAAGGTATGTACTTAGAAGCTCAATTAGAAGCTAAAGAGGAGCAAAACGCTATAAAAATTTCTAGAAAATTATTAATTGATGAGTCGGAAATCTTTATTATAAGAGATAGTGTTTTAGATATAATTAAAGTTGACCCTGTTTACTTTTCGCCTAAAGAAGTGGTTGTTAAAGGAGTGCCTGATGGCACCAAGATTCTTTCAAAATCAGTTCCTGGAGCCTACGCAGGTATGTTGGTAAAAATATATGATGAATCTAACAATGAAACTGCAGAATAATTATGAGAAAAGTAATTAGCTATTTCATAAAATATGAAGTTGCAGTTAATGTAATTATCATAGCCTTTCTGATTTTTGGTGTGCTAGGAATGTTGCAATTAAAATCTTCGTTTTTTCCATTACAGGAAGCAGAAATTATATCTATAAATGTTGCTTACCCAGGTGCAGCTCCTCAAGAAATTGAAGAAGGGGTCGTCTTAAAAATCGAGGACAATCTTAAAGGTCTTATTGGTGTAGAACGCGTAACCTCTACCTCAAGAGAAAATGGAGGAAATATAACCGTTGAAATTGAAAGCAATCAAGATATCAATGATATGCTTGCCGAAGTTAAAAATGCGGTTGACCGTGTACCAAACTTCCCTACGGGCATGGAGCCCTTAGTAGTAGCCAAACAAGAACGGACACGCCAAACCATTGATT from Aureibaculum sp. 2308TA14-22 includes:
- a CDS encoding RNA polymerase sigma factor; its protein translation is MISESDKVHIDKILSGDKDAFRYFIKTYQGMAFSIAISMVKNEFNANDVVQNSFIRAYKGLGTYRSDAKFSTWLYKIVVNEALKFLKKNKRSQQFITFMDDPIDYSSRFNEAVSDFELNDKKMEIQKTMNLMKPKEALLLKLHYLHEESIIEIEKITGFTKSNIKVLLHRARKSFLALSIEHNNFTK
- a CDS encoding serine hydrolase, which encodes MKNTLLIILILIVTSCKLNQNNLVNNEVTEIEKKLLEISNNDGYSGTVLIAKDNKILFQKAYGYANLAHKVPNKMETKFGIASMSKMFTAVAIMQLKEQDKLNLDDTVGKILPNYPNKTVRDSVTIHQLLTHTSGLSDFFNDEFEFKAKHTVRSLKDYFDFFKDDSILFTPGSQFSYSNAGYVVLGLIIEELSDKDYYNYVREHIFVPTNMNDTDNYETDSSIDNLAEGYIKKGENNVWKTSTYMKGAKGSSAGGGYTTANDLFNFSIALKNNTLISEESFALMTSSDYGNNYGYGFGLNNFNDTEVYGHNGGAHGVSAELDVYKDKGYTVVTLSNRSALNGWVEVRSFIRKTLAGATSETDMYLNSEELVSIYKTQGYDAALTKSESLQDKLSERYIMDAASKYRDAKDHNKAIDLLKIVVARFPESFFGFSILADTYLDKGNKELAIENYKKSLKLEPKNTWAIEKLETLENDL
- a CDS encoding DUF6249 domain-containing protein; the encoded protein is MNTLGPGIVITALLAAAAFTIYYLIKTKHIERMAKIESGMIDKDFKDSGNILLNLAILFFSLTAGIFVSYLFSANTNIPDYVTIPGFLLFFGGIGFLISYHVNKKKSN
- a CDS encoding efflux RND transporter periplasmic adaptor subunit → MRKLLLSAIGIAIIVLALVVSYYIVENSTKPKPKVEKVVKTVFSEVIKNTTVPIIIPANGTLVAKNRLELFSEVQGVFQRSSKDFKAGQTYKKGQTLISINSSEYYASVQSAKSNLYNTITAIMPDLRLDYPSVFPAWNTYLKNFDMTKSVAPLPETTEEKVNYFITGRGIITAFYNVKNLEQRLSKYSIRAPFNGVLTEALVTKGTLIRPSQKLGEFIDTSVYELELSIGKAFSDLLQIGENVQLKTPEGNATYTGKVTRINGRIDQATQTIKVFVEVLGKSLKEGMYLEAQLEAKEEQNAIKISRKLLIDESEIFIIRDSVLDIIKVDPVYFSPKEVVVKGVPDGTKILSKSVPGAYAGMLVKIYDESNNETAE
- the bshB1 gene encoding bacillithiol biosynthesis deacetylase BshB1, which produces MKLDILAIGAHPDDVELGCGATLVKEISLGKKVGILDLTRGELGTRGSAEIRDKEASESAKILNVKVRENLAFADAFFVNDKKYQLEVIKIIRKYQPNIVLCNAIDDRHIDHGKGSKLVSDACFLSGLRKIETELDGKAQEAWRPKHVYHYIQWKNHEPDFVVDVTGFIDKKIKAIKAYKSQFYNPDSDEPISPIATKNFLESVEYRAKDLGRLIGTDYGEGFTAERYVAVHKLDDLI
- a CDS encoding tetratricopeptide repeat protein is translated as MKQKILSFTIFCLLISCAKPTNSDEFIENATGRYLYASDQVVEVYFRDKVLLMTWKGIKDIEPMKLDNDVFFVKEMNEKITFKTDPDNQEHYLVLIPKDGESEIQYKFKKLEKDELTPGEYLDKNEYEKALKGYLAIKEKDSLDPSINEREMNRLGYYHLRNNNTEQAINVLKINAALHPYSDNVYDSLGEAYFKSGDTIQAIVNYKKSLAIDSGNRRARNVVERFEKKIDTIN
- a CDS encoding trypsin-like serine protease, translated to MKKVNILLIVTVSLILLSFSTSNFMGIIRHDVAIEKYREVGNRDEFDCVGRYSESEESNDYAVGVLIAPKWVLTAAHFVQDSSVWKFGDHFYETKRIFRHPELKPDAQETQWIGCDMALIELENPVLDIKPAIRYYGDKELGQTITKVGYGFIGNGKVGMDNPRKQEKLGGQNVVDAIGGSFENREFTTSVMVCDFDNPENNEFNHFGSPIPLDLEIGGSKGDSGGGVFMEDNGEFVLVGIVSGALNREIKYTAVMALARVSKANAWIDSVIY